One Brassica oleracea var. oleracea cultivar TO1000 chromosome C7, BOL, whole genome shotgun sequence genomic window carries:
- the LOC106304075 gene encoding B3 domain-containing protein At4g34400-like isoform X1, which translates to MAEDDTPPRFFKVFISHHSSDSMMIPISYTDELPRTLPKTAILQGTGGCFWKVEMKRKRDEVHFGKGWNKFVTDNSLTDGDFLTFVYNGANVFEVSIYGLGGCKEMRAVTEVEEVKEDSVVSLSSTDSDTSSKSEVANTISKNKGKSQVVEVEDESEEAEAETCSESTVAKTTTGSRNKGKKKEKVVGSSNEDSDSDYTEANEDSESDDTEASDQLNAFSESSNTVAQPKKKRERVTVKKIKDPERYLVDPKNVFFETNVKNRPYELLVSAQLVKDYDLKFKKLVYYTDYHKDGKLQAKTTKWKDNRVCIKKWNRICKRNKLKKGDGILCELKRKEGFVYAVRIHIVREKDL; encoded by the exons ATGGCTGAAGACGATACTCCCCCACGTTTCTTTAAAGTTTTCATCTCCCATCACAGCTCAGATTCCATG ATGATTCCCATTTCCTACACCGATGAACTTCCAAGAACTTTACCCAAAACAGCCATTCTCCAAGGAACTGGTGGGTGTTTTTGGAAAGTTGAGATGAAGAGGAAGAGAGATGAGGTGCATTTTGGAAAAGGATGGAACAAATTTGTTACGGACAACTCTCTTACGGACGGAGACTTTCTGACCTTTGTTTATAACGGAGCCAACGTTTTCGAGGTCAGCATCTACGGCCTTGGTGGATGTAAGGAGATGAGAGCAGTCACTGAAGTTGAAGAGGTCAAAGAAGACAGTGTTGTGTCTTTAAGCAGCACAGACTCAGACACTAGTTCCAAATCCGAGGTGGCCAATACAATCAGCAAGAACAAAG GGAAGTCGCAAGTGGTAGAAGTTGAGGATGAGTCTGAAGAGGCTGAGGCTGAGACTTGTTCTGAGTCCACTGTGGCTAAAACAACCACGGGAAGCCGAAACAAAG GAAAGAAGAAAGAGAAAGTTGTGGGGTCTTCTAATGAAGACAGTGACAGTGATTATACTGAAGCGAATGAAGACAGTGAAAGTGATGATACTGAAGCTTCTGATCAGTTGAATGCATTTAGTGAGAGTTCTAATACTGTGGCACAGCCAAAAAAGAAGAGGGAGAGAG TAACCGTCAAGAAGATCAAAGACCCGGAGAGATATTTGGTTGATCCAAAGAATGTGTTCTTCGAGACAAACGTGAAGAATAGGCCATATGAGCTG TTGGTTAGTGCACAACTAGTGAAAGACTATGACTTAAAGTTCAAGAAGCTGGTTTACTACACTGACTATCACAAGGACGGGAAGCTACAAGCGAAGACAACAAAATGGAAGGATAATCGCGTTTGTATCAAAAAGTGGAACCGCATATGCAAGAGGAACAAGTTGAAGAAAGGAGATGGCATATTGTGCGAGCTTAAACGCAAAGAGGGTTTTGTTTACGCCGTTAGAATCCATATCGTTCGGGAAAAGGATTTGTAA
- the LOC106304075 gene encoding B3 domain-containing protein At4g34400-like isoform X2 yields the protein MIVLLRFCSLMIPISYTDELPRTLPKTAILQGTGGCFWKVEMKRKRDEVHFGKGWNKFVTDNSLTDGDFLTFVYNGANVFEVSIYGLGGCKEMRAVTEVEEVKEDSVVSLSSTDSDTSSKSEVANTISKNKGKSQVVEVEDESEEAEAETCSESTVAKTTTGSRNKGKKKEKVVGSSNEDSDSDYTEANEDSESDDTEASDQLNAFSESSNTVAQPKKKRERVTVKKIKDPERYLVDPKNVFFETNVKNRPYELLVSAQLVKDYDLKFKKLVYYTDYHKDGKLQAKTTKWKDNRVCIKKWNRICKRNKLKKGDGILCELKRKEGFVYAVRIHIVREKDL from the exons ATGATAGTTTTACTCAGATTTTGTTCCTTG ATGATTCCCATTTCCTACACCGATGAACTTCCAAGAACTTTACCCAAAACAGCCATTCTCCAAGGAACTGGTGGGTGTTTTTGGAAAGTTGAGATGAAGAGGAAGAGAGATGAGGTGCATTTTGGAAAAGGATGGAACAAATTTGTTACGGACAACTCTCTTACGGACGGAGACTTTCTGACCTTTGTTTATAACGGAGCCAACGTTTTCGAGGTCAGCATCTACGGCCTTGGTGGATGTAAGGAGATGAGAGCAGTCACTGAAGTTGAAGAGGTCAAAGAAGACAGTGTTGTGTCTTTAAGCAGCACAGACTCAGACACTAGTTCCAAATCCGAGGTGGCCAATACAATCAGCAAGAACAAAG GGAAGTCGCAAGTGGTAGAAGTTGAGGATGAGTCTGAAGAGGCTGAGGCTGAGACTTGTTCTGAGTCCACTGTGGCTAAAACAACCACGGGAAGCCGAAACAAAG GAAAGAAGAAAGAGAAAGTTGTGGGGTCTTCTAATGAAGACAGTGACAGTGATTATACTGAAGCGAATGAAGACAGTGAAAGTGATGATACTGAAGCTTCTGATCAGTTGAATGCATTTAGTGAGAGTTCTAATACTGTGGCACAGCCAAAAAAGAAGAGGGAGAGAG TAACCGTCAAGAAGATCAAAGACCCGGAGAGATATTTGGTTGATCCAAAGAATGTGTTCTTCGAGACAAACGTGAAGAATAGGCCATATGAGCTG TTGGTTAGTGCACAACTAGTGAAAGACTATGACTTAAAGTTCAAGAAGCTGGTTTACTACACTGACTATCACAAGGACGGGAAGCTACAAGCGAAGACAACAAAATGGAAGGATAATCGCGTTTGTATCAAAAAGTGGAACCGCATATGCAAGAGGAACAAGTTGAAGAAAGGAGATGGCATATTGTGCGAGCTTAAACGCAAAGAGGGTTTTGTTTACGCCGTTAGAATCCATATCGTTCGGGAAAAGGATTTGTAA
- the LOC106303459 gene encoding sucrose transport protein SUC1-like has product MDYTAVKAKLYNTTRWSLEKTSDGEVSWAFPGPYCCGLHLQAKDTAAPPLRKIISVASITVGAQFVWALQLSLLTPYVQLLGVPHKWSAIIWLNGPISGMLVQPIVGYYSDRCTSRFGRRRPFIASGAAFYAFAVFLIGYAADIGYKMGDKLEQTPRVRAIAIFALGLCILDVARDTLQGPCRAFLADLAAVDAKRTLAANAFYSFFMAVGNVLGYAAGSYTNLHIMFPFAMTNACDTYCANLKSCFLLSIILLLIVTLTSLWYVKDKQWSPTPVNPDEEKTLSDDPSFGEIFGVFKVMERPMWMLLIVTALNWIAWFPFLFLDTDWMGREVYGGSSEGDDRMKKLDNQGVHSGALGLMFNSIVVGFMSLGVDWIGRKVGGAKRLWGIVNFILAIGLVMTVLVTKLAADYRKTAGPYAEPSPGIRAGALSLFAVLGIPLAYSVCTSLLHNFKQLRRRPG; this is encoded by the exons ATGGACTACACAGCTGTTAAAGCAAAA CTCTACAATACGACAAGATGGTCTTTGGAGAAGACAAGTGATGGTGAAGTGTCTTGGGCTTTTCCTGGGCCATACTGTTGTGGGCTTCACTTACAAGCTAAAGATACGGCGGCACCTCCTCTCCGTAAGATCATCTCCGTCGCTTCCATCACCGTCGGTGCACAGTTCGTGTGGGCCCTACAGCTCTCTCTCCTGACTCCTTACGTACAACTTCTCGGTGTCCCTCACAAATGGTCCGCTATCATCTGGCTCAATGGTCCCATCTCCGGCATGCTTGTTCAACCTATCGTAGGTTACTATAGTGACAGATGCACGTCAAGATTCGGTCGCCGCCGTCCTTTCATTGCCTCCGGGGCCGCCTTTTACGCCTTCGCCGTCTTCTTGATCGGTTACGCGGCTGATATCGGTTACAAAATGGGAGATAAGCTCGAGCAAACGCCGAGGGTACGAGCCATAGCGATCTTCGCTCTCGGGTTATGTATCCTCGACGTGGCCAGGGACACTCTCCAAGGACCTTGTCGTGCTTTCTTGGCCGACTTAGCCGCAGTAGACGCTAAAAGAACGCTAGCCGCAAACGCGTTTTACTCTTTCTTTATGGCGGTTGGAAACGTTTTGGGATACGCGGCTGGTTCTTATACGAACCTACACATAATGTTCCCGTTCGCGATGACAAACGCTTGCGATACCTATTGTGCTAATCTCAAAAGCTGCTTCCTCTTGTCTATAATACTCCTCCTCATCGTCACCCTCACGTCTCTTTGGTACGTTAAAGACAAGCAATGGTCTCCCACGCCGGTGAACCCCGACGAGGAGAAGACTCTGAGTGATGATCCTTCCTTTGGAGAAATTTTTGGAGTTTTTAAAGTAATGGAACGTCCCATGTGGATGCTTTTGATCGTCACGGCCCTTAACTGGATCGCATGGTTCCCGTTTCTTTTTCTCGACACTGATTGGATGGGTCGTGAGGTGTACGGTGGAAGTTCAGAAGGAGACGATAGGATGAAGAAACTGGACAACCAAGGAGTACACTCTGGTGCGTTGGGACTTATGTTTAATTCTATTGTTGTTGGTTTCATGTCACTTGGTGTTGATTGGATTGGTCGGAAAGTGGGTGGTGCTAAACGGCTTTGGGGAATTGTGAATTTTATACTCGCCATTGGTTTGGTTATGACGGTTCTTGTTACAAAGTTGGCGGCGGATTACCGGAAAACCGCCGGTCCTTATGCCGAACCGTCACCTGGTATTAGAGCTGGAGCGTTGAGTCTCTTTGCTGTTCTTGGTATCCCATTAGCT TATTCCGTTTGCACTAGCCTCCTCCACAATTTCAAGCAGCTCCGGCGCCGGCCAGGGTAA
- the LOC106304076 gene encoding ethylene-responsive transcription factor ERF109-like, with protein MHYPNNRPEFVGAPASDSTRNRYQQKEQLSPEQELSVIVSALQHVISGGNDTTPYQGFSSNSTVISAGVHSDTCQVCRIDGCLGCNYFSAPNQRIENKQQVEVEEGVTSKSSGRESTVAVTTAAATGKIRKRKNKKNGYRGVRQRPWGKFAAEIRDPKRATRVWLGTFETAEDAARAYDRAAIGFRGPRAKLNFPFADYTSTTTTSTVPAEDTRTNASASASVSAANSAEAEQWRGGEGGDCDMEEYLKMVMDFGNGDSSDSGNTIADMFQ; from the coding sequence ATGCATTATCCTAACAACAGACCCGAATTCGTCGGAGCTCCAGCTTCAGACTCGACCCGGAACAGGTATCAACAGAAGGAGCAGTTGTCACCAGAGCAAGAGCTCTCGGTTATAGTCTCCGCCTTGCAACACGTCATCTCAGGTGGAAACGATACGACGCCGTATCAGGGTTTCTCAAGCAATAGCACAGTGATTAGCGCGGGAGTGCATTCCGACACGTGCCAAGTGTGCAGGATCGATGGTTGTTTAGGCTGTAACTACTTTTCCGCGCCAAATCAGAGAATCGAAAATAAACAACAAGTAGAGGTAGAAGAAGGGGTTACTAGTAAGAGTAGTGGAAGAGAGAGCACGGTGGCGGTGACGACGGCGGCGGCGACGGGGAAGATAAGGAAGAGGAAGAACAAGAAGAATGGGTACAGAGGAGTGAGGCAGAGGCCTTGGGGGAAATTCGCAGCTGAGATCAGAGATCCCAAGAGAGCGACACGTGTTTGGCTAGGCACTTTCGAAACAGCTGAGGACGCGGCTAGGGCCTATGATCGAGCAGCTATTGGGTTCCGTGGGCCGCGGGCTAAGCTCAACTTTCCCTTTGCGGATTACACTTCGACTACTACTACTTCCACTGTTCCAGCTGAGGATACAAGAACGAATGCAAGTGCGAGCGCAAGTGTAAGTGCAGCGAATTCTGCTGAGGCAGAGCAATGGCGTGGAGGAGAAGGAGGAGATTGTGATATGGAGGAGTATTTGAAGATGGTGATGGATTTTGGGAATGGTGATTCTTCTGATTCAGGGAACACTATTGCTGATATGTTCCAGTGA
- the LOC106304077 gene encoding EKC/KEOPS complex subunit Tprkb-like, translated as MKVFHLDGENTLSVSLFSDVTNSKELLSSILDGSLKLEVSFLNALLIPDLFPLLAAAQKALISKSRDSLSTRTLHSELVYNYSGSKHITESLKRCGISETSTYILAARFNASPLEMEEVAKLINGKEIDLQELKTQANQAHILKHYKITSQELGISSLGDAIVCRIAARDAL; from the exons ATGAAGGTGTTCCATCTCGACGGTGAAAACACTCTCTCTGTTTCTCTCTTCTCCGATGTCACCAACTCCAA GGAGCTTTTGAGTTCGATACTAGATGGAAGTCTGAAGCTTGAGGTCTCCTTTCTCAACGCCTTACTC ATCCCAGATTTGTTCCCTCTCTTAGCTGCTGCTCAGAAAGCACTTATCTCCAAATCACGCGATTCGTTATCAACACGAACTCTTCACTCCGAGCTCGTTTACAACTACTCTGGATCTAAACAT ATTACAGAATCATTGAAACGATGTGGGATCTCCGAAACCTCTACTTACATTCTAGCTGCCCGGTTCAATGCTTCTCCCCTTGAG ATGGAGGAGGTGGCGAAATTGATCAACGGGAAGGAGATCGACTTGCAGGAGTTAAAGACGCAAGCTAATCAAGCCCATATTTTAAAG CATTACAAGATAACTAGCCAAGAACTTGGGATATCCTCTCTCGGTGATGCCATTGTTTGCCGGATCGCTGCACGCGACGCTTTGTAA
- the LOC106304073 gene encoding guanine nucleotide-binding protein subunit beta-like, giving the protein MSVSELKERHAVATETVNSLRDKLRQRRLQLLDTDVAKYSAAQGRSPVKFGATDLVCCRTLLGHTGKVYSLDWTPERNRIVSASQDGRLIVWNALTSQKTHAIKLPCAWVMTCAFSPNGQTVACGGLDSVCSIFSLSSTADKDGTVPVSRTLSGHRGYVSCCQYVPNEDAHLITSSGDQTCVLWDVTTGLKTSVFGGEFQSGHTGDVLSVSISGSNPNWFISGSCDTTACLWDTRAASRAVRTFHGHEGDVNTVKFFPDGYRFGTGSDDGTCRLYDLRTGHQLQVYHQAHGDGENLPVTSIAFSASGRLLFAGYANNNTCYVWDTLLGEVVLDLGELQDSHKNRISCLGMSADGSALCTGSWDSNLKIWAFGGHRRVT; this is encoded by the exons ATGTCTGTCTCAGAGCTCAAAGAACGCCACGCCGTCGCTACGGAGACCGTCAACAGCCTCCGTGACAAACTTAGACAAAGACGCCTCCAGCTCCTAGATACCGATG TGGCCAAGTACTCAGCAGCTCAGGGTCGTTCTCCAGTGAAGTTCGGAGCGACGGATCTGGTTTGTTGCCGTACTCTACTGGGACACACCGGGAAG GTTTATTCTTTGGACTGGACGCCTGAGAGGAACCGGATCGTGAGCGCATCTCAAGACGGGAGGTTAATAGTGTGGAACGCTCTAACGAGTCAGAAGACTCACGCTATAAAACTCCCTTGCGCGTGGGTGATGACATGCGCCTTCTCTCCAAACGGTCAGACGGTTGCCTGCGGTGGGTTAGACAGCGTGTGTTCCATCTTCAGTCTCAGCTCAACCGCTGACAAGGACGGAACTGTACCCGTTTCGAGAACCCTCAGTGGCCACAGGGGTTACGTTTCGTGCTGTCAGTATGTCCCAAACGAGGATGCTCATCTCATCACCAGCTCGGGTGATCAGACATGCGTCTTATGGGATGTGACTACTGGTCTCAAAACATCTGTTTTTGGCGGTGAGTTTCAGTCTGGACATACCGGTGACGTACTAAG TGTCTCAATCAGTGGATCAAACCCGAATTGGTTTATATCCGGTTCGTGTGATACCACTGCATGCTTGTGGGACACTCGAGCTGCAAGCCGAGCGGTGAGAACGTTTCATGGGCACGAGGGAGATGTTAATACCGTCAAGTTTTTCCCTGATGGGTATAGATTTGGGACTGGATCAGACGATGGGACGTGCAGGTTGTATGATTTAAGGACTGGTCATCAGCTCCAAGTGTATCATCAGGCGCATGGTGATGGTGAGAATCTGCCTGTGACATCCATTGCATTCTCTGCCTCCGGGAGGCTTCTTTTCGCTGGCTACGCAAATAACAACACTTGCTACGTTTGGGATACTCTATTGGGAGAG GTTGTGTTGGATTTGGGGGAACTGCAAGATTCACACAAGAATCGGATAAGCTGTTTGGGGATGTCAGCAGATGGGAGTGCATTGTGTACAGGAAGTTGGGATTCAAATCTAAAG ATATGGGCGTTTGGAGGGCACAGGAGAGTGACATGA
- the LOC106304070 gene encoding glucan endo-1,3-beta-glucosidase 7-like, with protein sequence MAISIYFSLLLIFLSQFPSSNAEPFIGVNYGQVADNLPPPSETAKLIQSTSIQKVRLYGADPAIIKALAGTGVGIVIGTANGDLPSLAADPNAASQWISSNVLPFYPASKIILITVGNEVLLSKDPNLVSQLLPAMQNVQKALEAASLGGKIKVSTVHAMSVLGSSEPPSSGSFASGYQAGLKGILQFLSDTGSPFAINPYPFFAYQSDPRPETLAFCLFQPNAGRPDSNTGITYMNMFDAQVDAVHSALKSMGFEKVEIVVAETGWASRGDPNEVGPSVDNAKAYNGNLIAHLRSMVGTPLMPGKSVDTYIFALYDENLKTGPSSERAFGLFKTDHSMAYDVGLAKSSGSSSNSSCQTPSGKASTGWCVSKKDATDKQLQSSIDWACGQGIDCGAIQPGGACFEPNNVASHAAFAMNMYYQKSPKRPTDCDFSQTATITSQNPSYNSCVYPGGGGGDGSTGVMNKYVNSNKIESKKNGAVESKVYSSLSFLLIVMSLILHVDM encoded by the exons ATGGCTATCTCCATCTACTTCTCTCTCCTCCTCATCTTCCTCTCTCAGTTCCCTTCCTCAA ATGCAGAGCCCTTCATCGGAGTCAACTACGGTCAAGTCGCCGACAACCTCCCTCCGCCTTCTGAAACCGCCAAGCTCATTCAATCCACTTCCATCCAGAAGGTGAGACTCTACGGCGCCGATCCCGCCATCATCAAAGCTCTAGCCGGAACCGGCGTCGGCATCGTAATCGGCACAGCCAACGGAGATCTTCCTTCTCTCGCCGCCGATCCCAACGCCGCCTCTCAATGGATCAGCTCCAACGTCCTCCCTTTTTACCCCGCCTCCAAAATCATCCTCATCACCGTCGGCAACGAGGTTCTGCTGTCGAAAGACCCGAATCTGGTGAGCCAGCTCCTCCCGGCGATGCAGAACGTTCAAAAAGCGCTCGAGGCGGCGTCGCTCGGCGGGAAAATTAAGGTGTCGACGGTGCACGCGATGTCGGTTCTGGGTAGCTCAGAACCGCCGTCTTCCGGTTCGTTTGCGTCCGGTTATCAAGCCGGTTTGAAGGGTATTCTGCAGTTTTTAAGCGATACCGGCTCGCCGTTCGCTATTAATCCATACCCGTTCTTTGCTTATCAAAGTGACCCGAGACCCGAAACGCTGGCGTTTTGCCTCTTCCAGCCTAATGCGGGTCGACCCGACTCTAACACTGGAATCACGTACATGAACATGTTCGATGCTCAG GTAGACGCGGTTCACTCGGCTTTGAAATCAATGGGATTCGAAAAGGTGGAGATCGTGGTGGCGGAAACAGGATGGGCTTCACGAGGGGACCCCAACGAAGTTGGACCGAGCGTGGATAATGCTAAAGCTTACAACGGAAACCTAATAGCTCATCTAAGGTCAATGGTTGGCACACCTCTAATGCCTGGAAAGTCCGTAGACACTTACATTTTCGCGCTCTACGATGAGAACCTGAAGACTGGACCATCTTCGGAACGGGCCTTCGGGCTTTTCAAAACCGATCATTCCATGGCTTATGATGTAGGCCTTGCCAAGAGTAGCGGTAGTAGCAGCAACAGTAGTTGTCAG ACGCCATCGGGAAAAGCGTCGACGGGGTGGTGTGTATCAAAGAAGGATGCCACGGATAAGCAGCTGCAATCGAGCATTGATTGGGCGTGCGGACAAGGAATAGACTGTGGGGCGATACAACCAGGAGGAGCTTGCTTCGAGCCAAACAATGTGGCGTCACATGCAGCCTTTGCCATGAATATGTATTACCAAAAGTCTCCTAAAAGGCCTACAGATTGTGATTTCTCTCAAACCGCAACAATCACCTCCCAAAACCCTA GTTACAACAGTTGTGTCTATCCGGGAGGTGGAGGAGGAGATGGAAGTACAGGAGTAATGAACAAATATGTTAACTCAAACAAAATAGAGAGCAAAAAGAATGGAGCAGTTGAATCAAAAGTTTATTCTTCTCTATCTTTTCTACTCATCGTTATGTCACTAATCCTCCATGTAGATATGTAA
- the LOC106303735 gene encoding uncharacterized protein LOC106303735, with translation MDSVQFQHFKMKKPRGFLNFQTMKSFTSLFRLIELILLLILISKLSFPSVRLSTDIFRGAAEFLVSPRFVFFIGNAIVITLFAISRRYNSAHEPISKTTDAVSNDLYQEFLHESEKKRSKVYETTKTEQPKKPSGVKRVSFERSQTQKAFEAVHPLESTCGGRVMKRYESEKHLRICDSDKKVVVRGKKAEDRMSNEQFRTKIEAFIARQKRIQKDEGHLII, from the coding sequence ATGGACTCAGTTCAGTTTCAACACTTTAAGATGAAGAAACCTAGAGGATTCTTGAACTTCCAAACAATGAAATCATTCACGAGCTTATTCAGACTCATTGAACTGATTCTTCTTCTAATCTTGATCTCCAAACTCTCTTTCCCTTCAGTGAGACTCTCCACTGACATTTTCAGGGGAGCAGCAGAGTTTCTCGTTAGCCCGAGATTCGTTTTCTTCATTGGGAACGCTATTGTAATAACTCTTTTTGCGATATCCAGACGGTACAACTCAGCTCACGAGCCTATCTCAAAGACAACAGACGCAGTAAGCAACGACCTTTACCAAGAGTTTCTTCACGAGAGTGAGAAGAAGAGATCCAAAGTTTATGAGACGACGAAAACAGAACAGCCCAAGAAGCCGAGTGGAGTGAAGAGGGTTAGTTTCGAGAGAAGCCAAACGCAGAAAGCGTTTGAGGCGGTTCACCCGCTTGAGAGTACATGTGGTGGGAGAGTCATGAAGAGGTATGAGTCGGAGAAGCATCTGAGGATTTGTGACTCGGACAAGAAAGTAGTGGTGAGGGGTAAGAAAGCAGAAGATAGAATGAGCAACGAACAGTTTAGGACAAAGATTGAAGCCTTCATCGCGAGGCAAAAGAGGATTCAGAAGGATGAAGGACACTTGATAATCTAG
- the LOC106303461 gene encoding uncharacterized protein LOC106303461: MVNDPPLLASGPFSATTVEILKPALASVEEVPAKYSTESYSVSDNGGDETDLPTTTTKIIVSVCEVGSETVRERRRNILEFGSSCWLYPLSPYIFILCSEVLSGLCNKAQEDGSLQSICVARGSPRLNHLLFADDTMFFIKATKDSSIALHKLLKRYEEASGQTINPSKSFITFFRKAPMSLKTAVKDELGIQKGDIGKYLGLPKHFGRKKRDLFASMVDRIKQKASGWSNRHLSAAGKMTMLKSVLSPVPSYAMIC; the protein is encoded by the coding sequence ATGGTCAACGATCCACCGCTTCTCGCTTCTGGTCCTTTTTCTGCAACCACCGTGGAGATTTTGAAGCCTGCTTTGGCTTCTGTAGAGGAGGTGCCGGCTAAATATTCAACGGAAAGCTATTCCGTGTCTGATAATGGAGGAGACGAGACTGATTTGCCAACCACCACGACGAAAATCATTGTTTCAGTATGCGAAGTGGGATCAGAAACAGTTCGAGAAAGAAGGCGAAACATATTGGAATTCGGTAGTAGTTGCTGGTTATATCCTCTATCACCATACATCTTCATTTTATGTAGTGAGGTGCTCTCGGGTTTATGTAATAAAGCGCAAGAGGACGGATCCTTGCAAAGTATCTGTGTAGCTCGAGGGAGTCCTCGACTAAACCATCTCCTCTTTGCGGATGACACAATGTTCTTTATCAAAGCTACCAAAGACAGCAGTATAGCCCTTCACAAGCTCCTAAAACGCTATGAAGAAGCCTCCGGTCAAACAATCAACCCAAGCAAATCGTTTATCACCTTTTTCCGGAAAGCTCCGATGTCACTCAAAACCGCAGTGAAAGATGAACTGGGCATTCAAAAAGGAGACATTGGCAAATATCTCGGTCTCCCGAAACATTTCGGTAGAAAGAAACGAGACCTGTTTGCCTCCATGGTCGATAGAATCAAGCAAAAGGCGAGTGGCTGGTCTAACAGACACCTCTCCGCAGCGGGAAAGATGACGATGCTCAAGAGTGTTCTTTCTCCTGTCCCGTCCTATGCGATGATATGCTGA